Genomic DNA from Deinococcus multiflagellatus:
CGGGCGGCCTGCTGCCTGCCGCCGTGCTGGTGCTGGACGCCCTGAGCGGCGCCCTGGGGGCCAACCCCATTCAGCGTGCCACGCAGCAGACGGGCCTGCTGGCGCTGGTGCTGCTGCTGCTGTCGCTGGCCTGCACGCCGCTGCGGCGCTGGACCGGCTGGACGTGGCCTGCGCGCGTGCGCAAGAGCCTGGGGCTGCTGGCTTTTGGCTACGCCGCCCTGCACTTCCTGATCTACCTGTTTGACCACGGCTTTGCCCCCGTCCAGATGACCGAGGACGTGCTGGAGCGGCCCTTTATCACGGTGGGCTTTACGGCCCTGCTGCTGCTGGTGCCCCTGGCCCTGACCAGCACCCCGCGCGCGGTGCGGCGCCTGGGCTTTGCGCGCTGGACGGGGTTGCACCGGCTGGTGTACGTCTCGGTGTGGCTGGCCACGCTGCACTACTACTGGGGCGTGAAAAAGGACCATACGCCCCCCCTGATGGCGGCGGCGGTGCTGGCACTCCTGTTTCTGGCGCGCTGGTGGCGGCCCCGGCAGCGCGCGGCCCGGCCCCTCCCAACAGATCGCGGGTCGGCGTCGCCTTGAGGGGCGGGTCCAGTGCGGGGCGGAGAGTGAAGGGCGCAAGCAGCGGCACCCGGGGGCCGACTTGCGGCGCGAGGCTGGTCCAGTCCGCCGCCCTCCACTCACAAGAAGCGGGGCGGGTCCGGCCCTGCCGCGCAACTTGGCCGGCTAGGGCGTGTCGGCCAAGACTGGCTATG
This window encodes:
- a CDS encoding protein-methionine-sulfoxide reductase heme-binding subunit MsrQ, encoding MPAVVTGGLLPAAVLVLDALSGALGANPIQRATQQTGLLALVLLLLSLACTPLRRWTGWTWPARVRKSLGLLAFGYAALHFLIYLFDHGFAPVQMTEDVLERPFITVGFTALLLLVPLALTSTPRAVRRLGFARWTGLHRLVYVSVWLATLHYYWGVKKDHTPPLMAAAVLALLFLARWWRPRQRAARPLPTDRGSASP